In the Daphnia pulicaria isolate SC F1-1A chromosome 2, SC_F0-13Bv2, whole genome shotgun sequence genome, one interval contains:
- the LOC124326994 gene encoding sodium-driven chloride bicarbonate exchanger-like isoform X1, which translates to MADNSPLPVPRTGPGDAPKDPGIASNCHQSYTEKDFEGHRAHTMYVGVHVPSNGNKRRSHHRRHRHHHRHQHQPGIAEEASPADNSAIPPSQRVQFILGEEADGDDGTHEAHPLFSEMEELCYNHDAGEVEWNETARWVKFEEDVEEGGSRWSKPHVATLSLHSLFELRSLLLNGPVLLDADAQTLVQITDLAIDMMANSGHLPFNSKERVREALLRRHRHLYEKNKENSAAKLPIIRSLADIGRNYSQSRSSLMMTDVPVTSMTAIKVTLTEADSRDGSEIVLLEHLVPTASNTRRIRFDHHHLPTDDPFLALPNDRRSSWGTASHAAMATSPSAASMLRNTSEKDMGNGNGDVHKGNTSFLKKIPAGAEASNVLVGEVDCLEKPVSAFIRLVQPVVLGDLTEVPVPTRFVFILLGPVGGQASYHEVGRAMATLMSDEVFHEVAYRAKNRDHLLAGVDEFLDAVTVLPPGEWDPQIRIEPPAAIPSQNTRKFPEKNKEEVNEEEEESKVRETAGLYRTGRLFGGLINDVKRKVPWYWSDYKDAMSIQCLAAFTFLYFACLTPLITFGGLLGDATENRLGTMESLCSGFLCGIVYGIFSGQPLTILGSTGPVLVFENILYDFCKRNELDYLGLRFWIGMWIAFILIVLVAIDASAIVCYITRFTEENFALLIATIFIYKAIEKVLSIGQKYPMNPPVISDCRCLPSNFTIEARDDISTSWSGISWQECQSVYNGTLEGEDCHLVNKPWYPNVFLMSIILCVTTYFLCVTLKNMKRTNFFPNSVRQVISDFGVFITICSMSLMDALADVRTPKLLVPDEFKPTWEGRGWVVSPFNNPWWTIPAAIAPAMLATILIFMDQQITAVIVNRRENKLKKGCGYHLDLFVLAILIVVKSILGLPWFVAATVLSINHVNALKLQTECAAPGEKPQFLGVKEQRMTLIMISVMIGLSVFMTPILTYIPMPVLFGVFLYMGTSPLADMQFYDRLLLLFMPTKYQPDHIYLRKVTLRRVHLFTFIQLLCFIVLWAVKEINAISIAFPLMLVVMIGVRKSLDFIFTKYELKVLDDLMPESNTKHKDEEDEEVTTLAGGTSVAAVSQMAMTDYTSHSGKNFQIQLPNGNIMNIPVDSSTAGGTGGGGGGANKAMNISEEVNRSGVWKTVNIGNVLPASTCIQESKPTCRNNRRREK; encoded by the exons ATGGCCGACAATTCACCGTTGCCGGTCCCACGGACGGGACCCGGAGACGCACCCAAAGATCCTGGGATCGCGTCAAACTGTCACCAATCCTACACGGAAAAGGATTTCGAAG GCCACCGGGCTCACACTATGTACGTGGGTGTTCACGTTCCGTCCAACGGGAACAAGCGGCGTTCACATCACAGGCGGCACCGCCATCACCATCGGCACCAACATCAGCCCGGCATAGCTGAAGAGGCCTCTCCAGCTGATAACT CGGCCATTCCACCGTCGCAGCGCGTTCAATTCATCTTGGGTGAAGAGGCCGACGGAGATGACGGAACTCACGAAGCCCATCCGCTTTTCTCCGAAATGGAAGAACTCTGCTACAATCACGACGCCGGAGAAGTCGAATGGAACGAAACGGCACG TTGGGTGAAGTTCGAGGAAGACGTGGAAGAAGGTGGTAGCCGTTGGTCTAAGCCTCACGTAGCGACTCTATCGCTCCATTCGCTGTTCGAACTTCGCAGTCTCCTGCTCAACGGACCCGTCCTGCTGGATGCCGATGCTCAGACACTCGTCCAGATAACTGATCTCGCCATCGACATGATGGCCAATTCCGGCCACCTTCCATTCAACTCCAAAGAGAGg GTTCGCGAGGCTCTTCTCAGACGCCATCGCCATCTCTACGAGAAGAACAAAGAGAACAGCGCTGCTAAGCTGCCCATTATCCGCTCTCTGGCCGACATTGGCCGCAATTATTCTCAATCGCGAA GTTCGCTGATGATGACGGACGTTCCGGTGACGTCAATGACAGCCATAAAAGTCACGCTCACGGAGGCCGATAGCCGCGACGGAAGCGAAATCGTTTTGTTGGAGCATCTCGTGCCGACGGCCAGCAACACTCGTCGCATTAGGTTCGACCATCATCACTTGCCAACGGACGACCCGTTTCTTGCCCTCCCGAATGATAGGCGGTCATCGTGGG GTACAGCCTCGCACGCTGCCATGGCTACGAGTCCCAGTGCAGCTTCGATGCTGCGCAACACGAGCGAAAAAGACATGGGCAACGGAAACGGAGACGTTCACAAA GGGAATACGTCGTTCTTGAAAAAGATTCCAGCGGGAGCCGAAGCCTCAAATGTACTTGTCGGCGAAGTCGATTGCCTGGAAAAACCCGTTTCAGCCTTCATCCGGCTGGTTCAACCTGTCGTTTTGGGCGATTTAACCGAAGTTCCCGTCCCGACCCGCTTCGTTTTCATACTCCTAGGACCAGTG GGTGGCCAAGCCAGTTATCACGAAGTCGGCAGGGCTATGGCCACGTTAATGTCAGACGAAGTGTTTCACGAAGTCGCCTACCGGGCCAAGAATCGCGATCACCTATTGGCCGGCGTTGACGAGTTCCTCGACGCCGTCACCGTCTTGCCGCCAGGCGAATGGGATCCCCA GATTCGTATTGAACCGCCGGCAGCCATTCCATCTCAG AACACGAGAAAATTCCCCGAAAAGAACAAAGAAGAAGTCaacgaagaagaggaggagagtAAGGTTCGCGAGACTGCCGGCCTGTACCGAACGGGCCGACTCTTTGGCGGCCTCATCAACGACGTCAAACGAAAAGTGCCGTGGTACTGGTCCGACTACAAGGACGCCATGTCCATTCAGTGTCTGGCCGCCTTCACTTTCCTCTACTTCGCCTGTCTGACACCATTAATCACGTTCGGCGGTCTGCTGGGCGACGCCACCGAAAACCGTTTGGGCACAATGGAATCCCTCTGCTCCGGCTTCCTCTGCGGAATCGTTTACGGCATTTTCTCCGGCCAGCCGCTCACCATCCTCGGCTCCACCGGACCCGTTCTCGTCTTTGAAAACATTCTCTACGATTTCTGCAA GAGGAACGAGCTAGATTACTTGGGGCTGCGATTTTGGATTGGCATGTGGATTGCATTTATTCTGATCGTACTGGTGGCCATAGACGCATCGGCTATCGTTTGCTACATTACCCGATTTACCGAAGAGAATTTCGCCCTTCTAATTGCCACCATTTTCATCTACAAG GCTATTGAGAAAGTGTTATCGATTGGGCAAAAGTATCCGATGAATCCACCCGTCATCAGCGACTGCCGCTGCCTACCGTCCAATTTCACCATTGAAGCTAGAGACGATATCAGTACCAGCTGGTCGGGAATATCTTGGCAAGAATGCCAATCG gTGTACAATGGAACTCTGGAAGGAGAGGATTGTCACCTTGTCAACAAACCTTGGTACCCGAACG TCTTTCTGATGTCGATTATCCTGTGCGTCACCACCTACTTCCTCTGTGTAACGCTGAAGAACATGAAGCGAACAAATTTCTTCCCCAATAGC GTGAGACAAGTGATTAGTGATTTCGGTGTTTTCATCACCATTTGCTCCATGTCTCTAATGGATGCCCTGGCTGACGTCCGCACGCCAAAACTCCTCGTGCCGGATGAATTTAAACCGACTTGGGAAGGGCGCGGATGGGTCGTGTCGCCATTCAACAATCCATGGTGGACCATTCCTGCTGCGATTGCTCCCGCCATGCTGGCCACTATTCTCATCTTCATGGATCAGCAAATCACGGCCGTCATCGTCAATCGTCGTGAAAACAAGctcaaa AAAGGGTGTGGCTATCACTTGGATTTGTTTGTGTTGGCCATTTTAATCGTCGTCAAATCAATTCTGGGCCTCCCTTGGTTTGTGGCCGCTACCGTCCTCTCCATCAATCACGTCAACGCTCTCAAACTCCAGACGGAATGCGCCGCTCCTGGCGAAAAACCCCAATTCTTGGGAGTCAA AGAACAGAGAATGACTTTGATTATGATCTCTGTGATGATTGGCCTGTCCGTTTTCATGACGCCCATTCTGACGTATATTCCCATGCCCGTTCTATTTGGAGTCTTCCTGTACATGGGCACTTCTCCGCTGGCCGACATGCAATTCTACGATCGACTCTTACTTCTCTTTATGCCGACGAAATACCAACCGGACCACATCTATCTACGCAAGGTGACGCTCCGCCGCGTCCACCTGTTCACCTTCATCCAGTTGCTCTGCTTCATTGTCCTGTGGGCCGTCAAAGAAATCAACGCCATTTCTATCGCTTTCCCCCTGATG TTGGTGGTCATGATTGGCGTGAGAAAATCTctcgatttcattttcaccaaGTACGAACTGAAAGTGCTGGACGATCTGATGCCCGAAAGTAACACGAAGCACAAGGAcgaggaagacgaagaagtaACTACTCTA GCGGGCGGGACAAGCGTCGCCGCGGTCAGTCAAATGGCAATGACGGACTACACCAGTCACAGCGGGAAAAACTTCCAGATCCAGCTGCCCAACGGAAACATCATGAACATCCCTGTCGATAGTTCAACGGCAGGTGGAaccggcggtggcggcggcggtgccAATAAGGCCATGAACATTTCCGAGGAGGTCAATCGAAGTGGCGTCTGGAAAACCGTGAACATCGGCAACGTCCTCCCAGCGTCCACTTGCATCCAGGAGAGCAAGCCGACGTGTCGCAACAACCGGCGCCGAGAAAAGTAg
- the LOC124326994 gene encoding electroneutral sodium bicarbonate exchanger 1-like isoform X3: MADNSPLPVPRTGPGDAPKDPGIASNCHQSYTEKDFEGHRAHTMYVGVHVPSNGNKRRSHHRRHRHHHRHQHQPGIAEEASPADNSAIPPSQRVQFILGEEADGDDGTHEAHPLFSEMEELCYNHDAGEVEWNETARWVKFEEDVEEGGSRWSKPHVATLSLHSLFELRSLLLNGPVLLDADAQTLVQITDLAIDMMANSGHLPFNSKERVREALLRRHRHLYEKNKENSAAKLPIIRSLADIGRNYSQSRSSLMMTDVPVTSMTAIKVTLTEADSRDGSEIVLLEHLVPTASNTRRIRFDHHHLPTDDPFLALPNDRRSSWGTASHAAMATSPSAASMLRNTSEKDMGNGNGDVHKGNTSFLKKIPAGAEASNVLVGEVDCLEKPVSAFIRLVQPVVLGDLTEVPVPTRFVFILLGPVGGQASYHEVGRAMATLMSDEVFHEVAYRAKNRDHLLAGVDEFLDAVTVLPPGEWDPQIRIEPPAAIPSQNTRKFPEKNKEEVNEEEEESKVRETAGLYRTGRLFGGLINDVKRKVPWYWSDYKDAMSIQCLAAFTFLYFACLTPLITFGGLLGDATENRLGTMESLCSGFLCGIVYGIFSGQPLTILGSTGPVLVFENILYDFCKRNELDYLGLRFWIGMWIAFILIVLVAIDASAIVCYITRFTEENFALLIATIFIYKAIEKVLSIGQKYPMNPPVISDCRCLPSNFTIEARDDISTSWSGISWQECQSVYNGTLEGEDCHLVNKPWYPNVFLMSIILCVTTYFLCVTLKNMKRTNFFPNSVRQVISDFGVFITICSMSLMDALADVRTPKLLVPDEFKPTWEGRGWVVSPFNNPWWTIPAAIAPAMLATILIFMDQQITAVIVNRRENKLKKGCGYHLDLFVLAILIVVKSILGLPWFVAATVLSINHVNALKLQTECAAPGEKPQFLGVKEQRMTLIMISVMIGLSVFMTPILTYIPMPVLFGVFLYMGTSPLADMQFYDRLLLLFMPTKYQPDHIYLRKVTLRRVHLFTFIQLLCFIVLWAVKEINAISIAFPLMLVVMIGVRKSLDFIFTKYELKVLDDLMPESNTKHKDEEDEEAGGTSVAAVSQMAMTDYTSHSGKNFQIQLPNGNIMNIPVDSSTAGGTGGGGGGANKAMNISEEVNRSGVWKTVNIGNVLPASTCIQESKPTCRNNRRREK, from the exons ATGGCCGACAATTCACCGTTGCCGGTCCCACGGACGGGACCCGGAGACGCACCCAAAGATCCTGGGATCGCGTCAAACTGTCACCAATCCTACACGGAAAAGGATTTCGAAG GCCACCGGGCTCACACTATGTACGTGGGTGTTCACGTTCCGTCCAACGGGAACAAGCGGCGTTCACATCACAGGCGGCACCGCCATCACCATCGGCACCAACATCAGCCCGGCATAGCTGAAGAGGCCTCTCCAGCTGATAACT CGGCCATTCCACCGTCGCAGCGCGTTCAATTCATCTTGGGTGAAGAGGCCGACGGAGATGACGGAACTCACGAAGCCCATCCGCTTTTCTCCGAAATGGAAGAACTCTGCTACAATCACGACGCCGGAGAAGTCGAATGGAACGAAACGGCACG TTGGGTGAAGTTCGAGGAAGACGTGGAAGAAGGTGGTAGCCGTTGGTCTAAGCCTCACGTAGCGACTCTATCGCTCCATTCGCTGTTCGAACTTCGCAGTCTCCTGCTCAACGGACCCGTCCTGCTGGATGCCGATGCTCAGACACTCGTCCAGATAACTGATCTCGCCATCGACATGATGGCCAATTCCGGCCACCTTCCATTCAACTCCAAAGAGAGg GTTCGCGAGGCTCTTCTCAGACGCCATCGCCATCTCTACGAGAAGAACAAAGAGAACAGCGCTGCTAAGCTGCCCATTATCCGCTCTCTGGCCGACATTGGCCGCAATTATTCTCAATCGCGAA GTTCGCTGATGATGACGGACGTTCCGGTGACGTCAATGACAGCCATAAAAGTCACGCTCACGGAGGCCGATAGCCGCGACGGAAGCGAAATCGTTTTGTTGGAGCATCTCGTGCCGACGGCCAGCAACACTCGTCGCATTAGGTTCGACCATCATCACTTGCCAACGGACGACCCGTTTCTTGCCCTCCCGAATGATAGGCGGTCATCGTGGG GTACAGCCTCGCACGCTGCCATGGCTACGAGTCCCAGTGCAGCTTCGATGCTGCGCAACACGAGCGAAAAAGACATGGGCAACGGAAACGGAGACGTTCACAAA GGGAATACGTCGTTCTTGAAAAAGATTCCAGCGGGAGCCGAAGCCTCAAATGTACTTGTCGGCGAAGTCGATTGCCTGGAAAAACCCGTTTCAGCCTTCATCCGGCTGGTTCAACCTGTCGTTTTGGGCGATTTAACCGAAGTTCCCGTCCCGACCCGCTTCGTTTTCATACTCCTAGGACCAGTG GGTGGCCAAGCCAGTTATCACGAAGTCGGCAGGGCTATGGCCACGTTAATGTCAGACGAAGTGTTTCACGAAGTCGCCTACCGGGCCAAGAATCGCGATCACCTATTGGCCGGCGTTGACGAGTTCCTCGACGCCGTCACCGTCTTGCCGCCAGGCGAATGGGATCCCCA GATTCGTATTGAACCGCCGGCAGCCATTCCATCTCAG AACACGAGAAAATTCCCCGAAAAGAACAAAGAAGAAGTCaacgaagaagaggaggagagtAAGGTTCGCGAGACTGCCGGCCTGTACCGAACGGGCCGACTCTTTGGCGGCCTCATCAACGACGTCAAACGAAAAGTGCCGTGGTACTGGTCCGACTACAAGGACGCCATGTCCATTCAGTGTCTGGCCGCCTTCACTTTCCTCTACTTCGCCTGTCTGACACCATTAATCACGTTCGGCGGTCTGCTGGGCGACGCCACCGAAAACCGTTTGGGCACAATGGAATCCCTCTGCTCCGGCTTCCTCTGCGGAATCGTTTACGGCATTTTCTCCGGCCAGCCGCTCACCATCCTCGGCTCCACCGGACCCGTTCTCGTCTTTGAAAACATTCTCTACGATTTCTGCAA GAGGAACGAGCTAGATTACTTGGGGCTGCGATTTTGGATTGGCATGTGGATTGCATTTATTCTGATCGTACTGGTGGCCATAGACGCATCGGCTATCGTTTGCTACATTACCCGATTTACCGAAGAGAATTTCGCCCTTCTAATTGCCACCATTTTCATCTACAAG GCTATTGAGAAAGTGTTATCGATTGGGCAAAAGTATCCGATGAATCCACCCGTCATCAGCGACTGCCGCTGCCTACCGTCCAATTTCACCATTGAAGCTAGAGACGATATCAGTACCAGCTGGTCGGGAATATCTTGGCAAGAATGCCAATCG gTGTACAATGGAACTCTGGAAGGAGAGGATTGTCACCTTGTCAACAAACCTTGGTACCCGAACG TCTTTCTGATGTCGATTATCCTGTGCGTCACCACCTACTTCCTCTGTGTAACGCTGAAGAACATGAAGCGAACAAATTTCTTCCCCAATAGC GTGAGACAAGTGATTAGTGATTTCGGTGTTTTCATCACCATTTGCTCCATGTCTCTAATGGATGCCCTGGCTGACGTCCGCACGCCAAAACTCCTCGTGCCGGATGAATTTAAACCGACTTGGGAAGGGCGCGGATGGGTCGTGTCGCCATTCAACAATCCATGGTGGACCATTCCTGCTGCGATTGCTCCCGCCATGCTGGCCACTATTCTCATCTTCATGGATCAGCAAATCACGGCCGTCATCGTCAATCGTCGTGAAAACAAGctcaaa AAAGGGTGTGGCTATCACTTGGATTTGTTTGTGTTGGCCATTTTAATCGTCGTCAAATCAATTCTGGGCCTCCCTTGGTTTGTGGCCGCTACCGTCCTCTCCATCAATCACGTCAACGCTCTCAAACTCCAGACGGAATGCGCCGCTCCTGGCGAAAAACCCCAATTCTTGGGAGTCAA AGAACAGAGAATGACTTTGATTATGATCTCTGTGATGATTGGCCTGTCCGTTTTCATGACGCCCATTCTGACGTATATTCCCATGCCCGTTCTATTTGGAGTCTTCCTGTACATGGGCACTTCTCCGCTGGCCGACATGCAATTCTACGATCGACTCTTACTTCTCTTTATGCCGACGAAATACCAACCGGACCACATCTATCTACGCAAGGTGACGCTCCGCCGCGTCCACCTGTTCACCTTCATCCAGTTGCTCTGCTTCATTGTCCTGTGGGCCGTCAAAGAAATCAACGCCATTTCTATCGCTTTCCCCCTGATG TTGGTGGTCATGATTGGCGTGAGAAAATCTctcgatttcattttcaccaaGTACGAACTGAAAGTGCTGGACGATCTGATGCCCGAAAGTAACACGAAGCACAAGGAcgaggaagacgaagaa GCGGGCGGGACAAGCGTCGCCGCGGTCAGTCAAATGGCAATGACGGACTACACCAGTCACAGCGGGAAAAACTTCCAGATCCAGCTGCCCAACGGAAACATCATGAACATCCCTGTCGATAGTTCAACGGCAGGTGGAaccggcggtggcggcggcggtgccAATAAGGCCATGAACATTTCCGAGGAGGTCAATCGAAGTGGCGTCTGGAAAACCGTGAACATCGGCAACGTCCTCCCAGCGTCCACTTGCATCCAGGAGAGCAAGCCGACGTGTCGCAACAACCGGCGCCGAGAAAAGTAg
- the LOC124326994 gene encoding electroneutral sodium bicarbonate exchanger 1-like isoform X2, with product MADNSPLPVPRTGPGDAPKDPGIASNCHQSYTEKDFEGHRAHTMYVGVHVPSNGNKRRSHHRRHRHHHRHQHQPGIAEEASPADNSAIPPSQRVQFILGEEADGDDGTHEAHPLFSEMEELCYNHDAGEVEWNETARWVKFEEDVEEGGSRWSKPHVATLSLHSLFELRSLLLNGPVLLDADAQTLVQITDLAIDMMANSGHLPFNSKERVREALLRRHRHLYEKNKENSAAKLPIIRSLADIGRNYSQSRNPLPYPHHHHQHHLPIGAKRSFTKSSDDIAEEDPVEQDRAVLASSSPAAASADAKKQLQSPESCLNVPSGTASHAAMATSPSAASMLRNTSEKDMGNGNGDVHKGNTSFLKKIPAGAEASNVLVGEVDCLEKPVSAFIRLVQPVVLGDLTEVPVPTRFVFILLGPVGGQASYHEVGRAMATLMSDEVFHEVAYRAKNRDHLLAGVDEFLDAVTVLPPGEWDPQIRIEPPAAIPSQNTRKFPEKNKEEVNEEEEESKVRETAGLYRTGRLFGGLINDVKRKVPWYWSDYKDAMSIQCLAAFTFLYFACLTPLITFGGLLGDATENRLGTMESLCSGFLCGIVYGIFSGQPLTILGSTGPVLVFENILYDFCKRNELDYLGLRFWIGMWIAFILIVLVAIDASAIVCYITRFTEENFALLIATIFIYKAIEKVLSIGQKYPMNPPVISDCRCLPSNFTIEARDDISTSWSGISWQECQSVYNGTLEGEDCHLVNKPWYPNVFLMSIILCVTTYFLCVTLKNMKRTNFFPNSVRQVISDFGVFITICSMSLMDALADVRTPKLLVPDEFKPTWEGRGWVVSPFNNPWWTIPAAIAPAMLATILIFMDQQITAVIVNRRENKLKKGCGYHLDLFVLAILIVVKSILGLPWFVAATVLSINHVNALKLQTECAAPGEKPQFLGVKEQRMTLIMISVMIGLSVFMTPILTYIPMPVLFGVFLYMGTSPLADMQFYDRLLLLFMPTKYQPDHIYLRKVTLRRVHLFTFIQLLCFIVLWAVKEINAISIAFPLMLVVMIGVRKSLDFIFTKYELKVLDDLMPESNTKHKDEEDEEVTTLAGGTSVAAVSQMAMTDYTSHSGKNFQIQLPNGNIMNIPVDSSTAGGTGGGGGGANKAMNISEEVNRSGVWKTVNIGNVLPASTCIQESKPTCRNNRRREK from the exons ATGGCCGACAATTCACCGTTGCCGGTCCCACGGACGGGACCCGGAGACGCACCCAAAGATCCTGGGATCGCGTCAAACTGTCACCAATCCTACACGGAAAAGGATTTCGAAG GCCACCGGGCTCACACTATGTACGTGGGTGTTCACGTTCCGTCCAACGGGAACAAGCGGCGTTCACATCACAGGCGGCACCGCCATCACCATCGGCACCAACATCAGCCCGGCATAGCTGAAGAGGCCTCTCCAGCTGATAACT CGGCCATTCCACCGTCGCAGCGCGTTCAATTCATCTTGGGTGAAGAGGCCGACGGAGATGACGGAACTCACGAAGCCCATCCGCTTTTCTCCGAAATGGAAGAACTCTGCTACAATCACGACGCCGGAGAAGTCGAATGGAACGAAACGGCACG TTGGGTGAAGTTCGAGGAAGACGTGGAAGAAGGTGGTAGCCGTTGGTCTAAGCCTCACGTAGCGACTCTATCGCTCCATTCGCTGTTCGAACTTCGCAGTCTCCTGCTCAACGGACCCGTCCTGCTGGATGCCGATGCTCAGACACTCGTCCAGATAACTGATCTCGCCATCGACATGATGGCCAATTCCGGCCACCTTCCATTCAACTCCAAAGAGAGg GTTCGCGAGGCTCTTCTCAGACGCCATCGCCATCTCTACGAGAAGAACAAAGAGAACAGCGCTGCTAAGCTGCCCATTATCCGCTCTCTGGCCGACATTGGCCGCAATTATTCTCAATCGCGAA ACCCGCTTCCATAccctcaccaccaccaccagcatcaTCTTCCGATTGGGGCGAAGCGGTCATTCACGAAAAGTAGCGACGACATCGCGGAAGAGGATCCCGTTGAACAGGATCGGGCGGTGCTGGCCTCGTCGTCGCCCGCCGCCGCCTCCGCTGATGCCAAGAAACAATTGCAGTCGCCCGAATCGTGTTTAAACGTGCCGTCAG GTACAGCCTCGCACGCTGCCATGGCTACGAGTCCCAGTGCAGCTTCGATGCTGCGCAACACGAGCGAAAAAGACATGGGCAACGGAAACGGAGACGTTCACAAA GGGAATACGTCGTTCTTGAAAAAGATTCCAGCGGGAGCCGAAGCCTCAAATGTACTTGTCGGCGAAGTCGATTGCCTGGAAAAACCCGTTTCAGCCTTCATCCGGCTGGTTCAACCTGTCGTTTTGGGCGATTTAACCGAAGTTCCCGTCCCGACCCGCTTCGTTTTCATACTCCTAGGACCAGTG GGTGGCCAAGCCAGTTATCACGAAGTCGGCAGGGCTATGGCCACGTTAATGTCAGACGAAGTGTTTCACGAAGTCGCCTACCGGGCCAAGAATCGCGATCACCTATTGGCCGGCGTTGACGAGTTCCTCGACGCCGTCACCGTCTTGCCGCCAGGCGAATGGGATCCCCA GATTCGTATTGAACCGCCGGCAGCCATTCCATCTCAG AACACGAGAAAATTCCCCGAAAAGAACAAAGAAGAAGTCaacgaagaagaggaggagagtAAGGTTCGCGAGACTGCCGGCCTGTACCGAACGGGCCGACTCTTTGGCGGCCTCATCAACGACGTCAAACGAAAAGTGCCGTGGTACTGGTCCGACTACAAGGACGCCATGTCCATTCAGTGTCTGGCCGCCTTCACTTTCCTCTACTTCGCCTGTCTGACACCATTAATCACGTTCGGCGGTCTGCTGGGCGACGCCACCGAAAACCGTTTGGGCACAATGGAATCCCTCTGCTCCGGCTTCCTCTGCGGAATCGTTTACGGCATTTTCTCCGGCCAGCCGCTCACCATCCTCGGCTCCACCGGACCCGTTCTCGTCTTTGAAAACATTCTCTACGATTTCTGCAA GAGGAACGAGCTAGATTACTTGGGGCTGCGATTTTGGATTGGCATGTGGATTGCATTTATTCTGATCGTACTGGTGGCCATAGACGCATCGGCTATCGTTTGCTACATTACCCGATTTACCGAAGAGAATTTCGCCCTTCTAATTGCCACCATTTTCATCTACAAG GCTATTGAGAAAGTGTTATCGATTGGGCAAAAGTATCCGATGAATCCACCCGTCATCAGCGACTGCCGCTGCCTACCGTCCAATTTCACCATTGAAGCTAGAGACGATATCAGTACCAGCTGGTCGGGAATATCTTGGCAAGAATGCCAATCG gTGTACAATGGAACTCTGGAAGGAGAGGATTGTCACCTTGTCAACAAACCTTGGTACCCGAACG TCTTTCTGATGTCGATTATCCTGTGCGTCACCACCTACTTCCTCTGTGTAACGCTGAAGAACATGAAGCGAACAAATTTCTTCCCCAATAGC GTGAGACAAGTGATTAGTGATTTCGGTGTTTTCATCACCATTTGCTCCATGTCTCTAATGGATGCCCTGGCTGACGTCCGCACGCCAAAACTCCTCGTGCCGGATGAATTTAAACCGACTTGGGAAGGGCGCGGATGGGTCGTGTCGCCATTCAACAATCCATGGTGGACCATTCCTGCTGCGATTGCTCCCGCCATGCTGGCCACTATTCTCATCTTCATGGATCAGCAAATCACGGCCGTCATCGTCAATCGTCGTGAAAACAAGctcaaa AAAGGGTGTGGCTATCACTTGGATTTGTTTGTGTTGGCCATTTTAATCGTCGTCAAATCAATTCTGGGCCTCCCTTGGTTTGTGGCCGCTACCGTCCTCTCCATCAATCACGTCAACGCTCTCAAACTCCAGACGGAATGCGCCGCTCCTGGCGAAAAACCCCAATTCTTGGGAGTCAA AGAACAGAGAATGACTTTGATTATGATCTCTGTGATGATTGGCCTGTCCGTTTTCATGACGCCCATTCTGACGTATATTCCCATGCCCGTTCTATTTGGAGTCTTCCTGTACATGGGCACTTCTCCGCTGGCCGACATGCAATTCTACGATCGACTCTTACTTCTCTTTATGCCGACGAAATACCAACCGGACCACATCTATCTACGCAAGGTGACGCTCCGCCGCGTCCACCTGTTCACCTTCATCCAGTTGCTCTGCTTCATTGTCCTGTGGGCCGTCAAAGAAATCAACGCCATTTCTATCGCTTTCCCCCTGATG TTGGTGGTCATGATTGGCGTGAGAAAATCTctcgatttcattttcaccaaGTACGAACTGAAAGTGCTGGACGATCTGATGCCCGAAAGTAACACGAAGCACAAGGAcgaggaagacgaagaagtaACTACTCTA GCGGGCGGGACAAGCGTCGCCGCGGTCAGTCAAATGGCAATGACGGACTACACCAGTCACAGCGGGAAAAACTTCCAGATCCAGCTGCCCAACGGAAACATCATGAACATCCCTGTCGATAGTTCAACGGCAGGTGGAaccggcggtggcggcggcggtgccAATAAGGCCATGAACATTTCCGAGGAGGTCAATCGAAGTGGCGTCTGGAAAACCGTGAACATCGGCAACGTCCTCCCAGCGTCCACTTGCATCCAGGAGAGCAAGCCGACGTGTCGCAACAACCGGCGCCGAGAAAAGTAg